Proteins encoded by one window of Elaeis guineensis isolate ETL-2024a chromosome 12, EG11, whole genome shotgun sequence:
- the LOC105054776 gene encoding probable calcium-binding protein CML7, which yields MGRELTEEQVASMREAFSLFDTDGDGRIAASELGILMRSLGGNPTQAQLKEIAAAENLTTPFDFPRFLDLMRAHLRPEPFDAHLRDAFRVLDKNATGAVAVADLRHVLISIGEKLDPAEFDEWIRELGVAPDGTIHYEEFIPRMVAK from the coding sequence ATGGGGAGGGAGCTGACGGAGGAGCAGGTGGCGTCGATGCGGGAGGCGTTCTCCCTCTTCGACACCGACGGCGACGGCCGGATCGCGGCGTCGGAGCTGGGGATCCTGATGCGCTCCCTCGGCGGTAACCCCACCCAGGCCCAGCTCAAGGAGATCGCGGCGGCGGAGAACCTGACCACCCCCTTCGACTTCCCCCGCTTCCTCGACCTCATGCGCGCGCACCTCCGCCCCGAGCCCTTCGACGCCCATCTCCGCGACGCCTTCCGCGTCCTCGACAAGAACGCCACCGGCGCCGTCGCCGTCGCCGATCTTCGCCACGTCCTCATCTCCATCGGCGAGAAGCTCGACCCTGCCGAGTTCGACGAGTGGATCCGTGAGCTCGGCGTCGCCCCCGACGGTACCATCCACTACGAGGAATTCATCCCCCGCATGGTTGCCAAGTAG